Proteins encoded in a region of the Paramagnetospirillum magneticum AMB-1 genome:
- a CDS encoding DNA-binding protein has product MDKGQDSFDLSVTIPASELAQLRRRVLYLEAALIQVIRDQRRIKEWFTAAELVALRLPGLPTSKAAVTRIAREQGWTTEKVPCQGGERHAYHFTSLPRRAFQGLIDMVLAPPPGAVAPVDQVPELPEPEPAPMPPPNAAPPWVLPLMRMIRHQGAANVAEAIRELPAFLPPGVACPSMGEAMEVLRALGMVAS; this is encoded by the coding sequence ATGGACAAAGGACAGGACAGCTTCGACCTTTCGGTCACCATCCCGGCGTCAGAACTGGCGCAATTGCGCCGCCGGGTCCTATACCTTGAAGCCGCGTTGATCCAGGTCATACGCGACCAACGGCGGATCAAGGAGTGGTTCACCGCCGCCGAGTTGGTGGCGCTCCGCCTGCCCGGCCTGCCCACCAGCAAGGCGGCAGTCACCCGAATCGCCAGGGAACAGGGATGGACCACGGAAAAGGTGCCATGCCAGGGCGGGGAGCGGCACGCCTACCACTTCACCAGCCTGCCCCGCCGTGCGTTCCAGGGGCTGATCGACATGGTACTGGCGCCCCCGCCCGGCGCCGTCGCCCCCGTTGACCAAGTGCCGGAGCTGCCCGAGCCGGAACCGGCGCCGATGCCCCCGCCCAACGCGGCGCCCCCGTGGGTGCTCCCCTTGATGCGGATGATCCGCCACCAGGGCGCTGCCAACGTCGCGGAGGCCATCCGCGAGCTTCCGGCCTTCCTGCCGCCGGGCGTCGCCTGCCCCAGCATGGGAGAGGCCATGGAGGTGCTGCGGGCGCTGGGCATGGTGGCAAGCTGA
- a CDS encoding helix-turn-helix domain-containing protein has translation MNSMSAGSGTIPKSPRNVSTRGRLDDGAPNPVDVHVGGRMRLRRTLLGMSQEKLGEAIGLTFQQVQKYERGANRIGASRLFDLSRVLDVPISYFFDDMADQVQAQSPVNIIKGSAEPSETPAGFEPDPMMKRETLELVRAYYRVPEQQRRRIYDLIKSMALLAPLDD, from the coding sequence ATGAATAGCATGTCCGCCGGTTCCGGCACCATTCCGAAAAGCCCCCGCAACGTTTCCACCCGTGGTCGCCTCGACGACGGCGCCCCCAATCCCGTCGACGTCCATGTGGGCGGCCGTATGCGCCTGCGCCGCACCTTGCTGGGCATGAGCCAGGAAAAGCTGGGCGAGGCCATCGGGCTGACCTTTCAGCAGGTGCAGAAGTACGAGCGCGGCGCCAACCGTATCGGCGCCTCGCGCCTGTTCGACCTGTCCCGTGTGCTGGACGTTCCCATCTCCTACTTCTTCGACGACATGGCGGACCAGGTGCAGGCCCAGAGTCCGGTGAACATCATCAAGGGCTCGGCCGAACCGTCCGAGACTCCGGCCGGGTTCGAGCCCGATCCCATGATGAAGCGGGAAACCCTCGAACTGGTGCGCGCCTATTACCGGGTCCCCGAGCAGCAGCGCCGCCGGATCTACGACCTCATCAAGTCCATGGCGTTGCTCGCGCCCCTGGACGATTGA
- a CDS encoding replication protein: MTTSHEREAYKTQGNPSLNDFMSFIHEEVWFYLSAIEYKVLMFIIMRTIRFHKKEEAIPLSHFLGGVWGKEDIGKCYMQALVGEKAAHTLGKTTLYKAFDRLEKLGLIKRTSTGRATIYAPTWRPGIAAELHFEKFGCGRNFELRKGLNKYRKIISEKKEDAPQACSRRREREVIFSEGGVCIERTYIEYPQTHIDDNMNSKNMDAIYGAQDNNAYINYYFNYYKNGKWDTIPRNINGEINPMFLQPIAGLRILPKPNHLQKASANSRTPAVRLRKLRHPKPNN; this comes from the coding sequence ATGACCACGTCGCACGAGAGAGAAGCGTACAAGACCCAAGGAAATCCAAGCCTAAATGACTTTATGTCATTCATACATGAGGAAGTATGGTTCTACCTTAGTGCAATTGAATACAAGGTTCTGATGTTTATTATCATGAGAACAATACGCTTTCACAAGAAAGAAGAAGCCATTCCGCTCTCACATTTCCTGGGAGGCGTCTGGGGGAAGGAAGACATCGGAAAATGCTATATGCAAGCACTTGTCGGCGAAAAAGCCGCACATACACTGGGAAAAACAACACTTTACAAGGCGTTTGACCGGCTAGAAAAATTAGGCCTGATCAAGCGCACCAGCACGGGGCGAGCCACAATTTACGCCCCGACATGGAGGCCAGGGATTGCCGCAGAACTCCACTTTGAAAAATTCGGCTGCGGCCGAAACTTCGAATTGCGCAAAGGGTTAAATAAATACAGAAAGATCATTTCAGAGAAAAAAGAGGATGCGCCTCAAGCTTGCTCACGTAGAAGAGAAAGAGAGGTTATATTTTCAGAAGGTGGCGTATGCATTGAGCGAACATATATAGAGTACCCACAAACACACATTGACGACAACATGAATTCTAAGAATATGGATGCTATTTATGGCGCACAGGACAATAATGCTTATATTAATTATTATTTCAATTATTATAAAAATGGGAAATGGGACACGATACCCCGCAACATAAATGGCGAAATCAACCCAATGTTTTTGCAGCCCATAGCAGGGTTACGGATACTTCCCAAGCCCAATCACCTTCAGAAGGCGTCCGCCAATAGCCGAACACCAGCCGTTCGCCTACGCAAACTACGCCACCCCAAACCGAACAACTGA
- a CDS encoding phage protease — protein sequence MPDAGFLVACHAQPLPADGSAPARVHLLPFGTFSGRDGRGPWTLGDAKAVITATQSHHRAVDLPIDYEHQSVLGKNVLSGPIPAAGWIKLDSLEAREDGIWGNVEWTSTASRLLADKAYRYLSPVIIHRKDNGEVIRIDGAGLTLTPNLELTALCSQGETMTSDTLSRAKSALGFDGTNDDTFVSCCSDLGKLCKAFASYLGLPDGTPPSGVLGALTSKANDKGETACQSADIIAAANAIQEVSALAVSLRQQLNSAQVEQAINSAMLEGKITPGMRPWAVSLASQDPERFQGFINSMPPVFSHLFTSPFEGKPPVPPEKTGALTNSQMAVCSAMGISEDEFLKTKKG from the coding sequence ATGCCTGACGCCGGTTTTCTCGTCGCCTGCCACGCCCAACCGCTGCCCGCAGATGGCAGTGCGCCCGCCCGAGTCCACCTTCTTCCCTTCGGCACCTTCAGCGGCCGCGATGGGCGCGGTCCCTGGACGCTGGGTGACGCAAAGGCCGTCATCACCGCCACCCAATCCCATCACCGCGCCGTTGACCTTCCCATCGACTACGAACACCAGAGCGTCCTGGGGAAGAATGTTCTGTCCGGCCCGATCCCCGCCGCCGGATGGATCAAGTTGGACAGCCTGGAAGCGAGAGAAGATGGGATTTGGGGAAATGTGGAGTGGACATCCACCGCCTCTCGTCTTCTGGCCGATAAGGCGTACCGCTACCTGTCCCCCGTCATCATTCATCGCAAAGACAATGGTGAAGTCATCCGCATTGACGGCGCCGGTCTTACGCTCACCCCCAACCTCGAACTTACGGCGCTGTGCAGCCAAGGAGAAACTATGACTTCCGATACACTGTCTCGGGCCAAGTCTGCTCTTGGTTTTGACGGCACGAACGACGACACCTTCGTCAGTTGCTGTTCCGACCTGGGGAAGCTCTGCAAAGCCTTCGCGTCTTATCTTGGCTTGCCGGATGGGACGCCTCCCTCGGGCGTGCTGGGCGCGCTGACGTCCAAGGCGAACGACAAGGGTGAAACGGCCTGTCAGTCGGCCGACATCATCGCCGCCGCGAACGCCATCCAGGAAGTTTCCGCCCTCGCGGTCTCCCTGCGCCAGCAGCTGAACAGCGCCCAGGTCGAACAGGCCATCAACTCGGCCATGTTGGAAGGAAAGATCACTCCCGGCATGCGCCCGTGGGCGGTCTCCCTGGCGAGCCAGGACCCGGAACGGTTCCAGGGCTTCATCAACTCCATGCCGCCCGTCTTCAGTCACCTCTTCACGTCCCCGTTTGAAGGGAAGCCGCCCGTTCCTCCCGAGAAAACCGGCGCCCTCACCAATTCCCAAATGGCCGTGTGCAGCGCCATGGGCATTTCCGAAGACGAATTCCTCAAGACGAAGAAGGGCTAA
- a CDS encoding IS3 family transposase (programmed frameshift) produces MSKRRNHDAAFKARVALEALKGERTVSELASAYGVHPTMIHQWKKSLLDGAAEIFERGAKKKAEVDEDTVRSLHAKIGELAVANDFLFSKAQAVDRQVRRTMIEPKHPALSIGAQCHLLSIARSSFYYEPLGETEANLELMRLIDRQFLETPFYGVRQMAWHLQNEGHPVNVKRVRRLMRLMGLMPIYQKPNTSKPAKGHKTYPYLLRGLRIDRPNQVWCADITYLPMRRGFLYLIAIMDWATRKVLAWRISNTLEADFCVEVLNEAILRFGPPEIMNTDQGSQFTSFAWIDRLKRAGTRISMDGKGRCIDNVFIERLWRSLKYECVYLHAWETGSQARAGIGPWITFYNHKRPHAAHGGRTPAVVYWNTINQTDQQARRVA; encoded by the exons ATGTCGAAGCGCAGGAACCATGACGCGGCCTTCAAGGCGCGTGTCGCCCTTGAGGCGCTGAAGGGCGAGCGGACGGTATCGGAATTGGCGTCGGCCTATGGCGTCCATCCGACCATGATCCATCAATGGAAGAAGTCCCTGCTGGACGGGGCGGCGGAGATCTTCGAACGCGGGGCCAAGAAGAAGGCCGAGGTGGACGAGGATACGGTGCGATCCCTGCACGCCAAGATCGGGGAGCTGGCCGTGGCCAACGATTTTTTGT TCTCGAAAGCTCAAGCCGTGGACCGGCAAGTGAGGCGGACCATGATCGAGCCCAAACACCCGGCGCTGTCGATCGGCGCCCAGTGCCACCTGCTGTCCATTGCGCGATCATCGTTCTATTACGAGCCCTTGGGCGAGACGGAGGCAAACCTGGAGCTGATGCGGTTGATCGACCGCCAATTCCTGGAAACGCCGTTCTATGGTGTCCGTCAGATGGCTTGGCATCTCCAGAACGAGGGCCACCCGGTCAACGTCAAGCGCGTCCGGCGGCTGATGCGGCTCATGGGCCTTATGCCGATCTACCAGAAGCCCAACACCAGCAAGCCCGCCAAGGGCCACAAGACCTATCCCTACCTTCTGCGGGGCCTGCGGATCGACCGGCCCAATCAGGTCTGGTGCGCCGACATCACCTATCTGCCCATGCGCCGGGGATTCCTTTATCTGATCGCCATCATGGACTGGGCCACCCGGAAAGTGCTGGCCTGGCGCATCTCCAACACGCTCGAGGCCGACTTCTGCGTCGAGGTGCTCAACGAGGCCATCCTGCGCTTCGGCCCGCCGGAGATCATGAACACCGACCAGGGCAGCCAGTTTACATCCTTCGCCTGGATCGACCGGCTGAAGCGGGCCGGAACCCGCATCTCCATGGACGGCAAGGGCCGTTGCATCGACAACGTCTTTATCGAGCGCCTGTGGCGGTCCCTAAAATACGAATGCGTCTATCTCCATGCCTGGGAAACCGGCTCGCAAGCAAGGGCCGGGATCGGACCCTGGATCACCTTCTACAACCACAAACGGCCCCACGCCGCCCATGGCGGAAGGACCCCCGCCGTGGTCTACTGGAACACCATCAACCAAACCGATCAGCAGGCCCGGAGAGTAGCTTAA
- a CDS encoding acyl carrier protein, protein MAQHSRTFPACQACASPADLCASCIAAAEARRDEIDAAVLLAVARHVDDGTDIALDRTCTDLGIDGLTRAHIELELEDHFGRPIPLEADWGTLRGLADQIALQLLPGESGEILTLDTVEAGIPQSEGEG, encoded by the coding sequence ATGGCCCAGCATTCCCGCACCTTTCCCGCCTGCCAGGCCTGCGCATCTCCCGCTGACCTGTGCGCCTCCTGCATCGCCGCCGCCGAGGCCCGCCGCGATGAGATCGACGCCGCGGTGCTGCTCGCCGTTGCCCGCCACGTCGACGACGGGACGGATATCGCCCTCGACCGGACCTGCACCGATCTTGGCATCGACGGCCTCACCCGGGCTCACATCGAGCTGGAGTTGGAGGACCACTTCGGCCGCCCCATCCCCCTGGAGGCGGATTGGGGCACGCTCCGAGGGCTGGCCGACCAGATCGCCCTGCAGCTGCTGCCCGGGGAGTCCGGCGAGATCCTTACCCTGGACACGGTGGAAGCCGGCATCCCCCAGAGCGAAGGGGAGGGCTGA
- a CDS encoding helix-turn-helix transcriptional regulator translates to MIAMKQADLAKAAGISLATLNNIERGVSDPKASTLAAIQRALEAAGVEFIERGVRLKP, encoded by the coding sequence ATGATCGCTATGAAGCAGGCCGACCTTGCAAAGGCAGCAGGCATTTCGCTGGCGACGCTCAACAACATCGAACGCGGTGTGTCCGACCCCAAAGCCTCCACCCTCGCCGCGATCCAGCGCGCCCTTGAGGCGGCGGGTGTCGAGTTCATCGAACGCGGCGTTCGGCTGAAGCCGTAA
- a CDS encoding phage tail length tape measure family protein codes for MTDGVFVTFGADISQFQAAVQQAAGAVDQFADKSKAAGEGGPGQNAHEQAQSVEELRQKMQALGDMVREVSAQVAAQNAQFSAAAQAVPQMSAAIQQSADAVNVSAERATIAAAANRDLAASGDQVRQAAAVTATETASAAARTTTSLASAAAAAGRASDSVRSLNEALASGGERGFGSFAPTVDQMTKRFGSFREAVEEVNKQIRAGNMDIGYANQLVPQMKVAYDEAASSAGKQATKIKESAEATEKLSFASVGARRELIVLAHEAVSGNISRMPGSMMVLAERMGGVSLALMGQVGALAAVAYVSGEVLAHHEKLNQALTQSEANLKATGAAAQISRAELKAYMEQLQDMNGIAREGAEQVVVAFSKMRGVTPSIMADMVRGMEGWVAVTGEEAPAAAAKLGNALSTPSKMLEEVDKNTGRVSAATLAMVAELERAGDIMGARTAAARAFGDAMEQAAKDSLTPFQLAAKEAANNLRLLGDAMTGTSHEGDVLASMMHSVASALEVMRTPAEELGKAFWGVIDIVKMLIETLEYLDEAARAIVGPVAASVANAISAMALAAKGDFAQAAEMLKRTPADIAREWETHTAAMQGHLKGVIDTARDIKAPWLSWSKPEEHAPAPAADKPQRQPEDESIKRAMHLAEQYRSDEMRRADLQGKINELKRGEEALVSRIAQDEKDAGGDQAKLDRLKAERAELERIRQARGEAERQKAEIGDKGGAETALQGLQAQLDRRRDMERHSAEEWHVIERDFWAKALTTAQQGTKDYDQILRRKTQAQKAVDDDIYRTNLADLERQRQAAENGSAERIAIARREADLVKAQMGERSKDYQDALRKIGEMEREAAEQTKRIEREKAEAKRQFARDSLALQAEELAIQQQTGQISALEQIAQLRKLKDQEYALEKKALNDRKALYRQGTVEYQRAMNDLAKLDQKRALDLKKLDAQQLAEHKRVISEWTAPMKGAMSTMVSGVLQGTMTMQQLFGRALEGIATKYAEKGLEIAMDWAENQLAMALSTESSAAQQTAAVTEETTTAIMESQIAAAGSISADAARAAAAAYASICAIPIVGPALAPAAAAEAYASTEAWLGAVAVAERGWGEVPEDNAPALLHKKEMVLPADIADPLRGLMRSMPSYGLPLEMTRNNGIWKMPEPSSEAPARATTMPWPITTPWRCGWRGNAGPAPSSTSPSRSRGTSTPATGSSG; via the coding sequence ATGACCGACGGCGTGTTTGTCACCTTCGGCGCGGATATCAGCCAATTTCAGGCTGCTGTGCAGCAGGCGGCAGGCGCCGTCGATCAGTTCGCGGACAAGTCCAAGGCCGCCGGGGAAGGCGGCCCCGGACAGAACGCCCATGAGCAGGCCCAGAGCGTCGAGGAACTGCGGCAGAAAATGCAGGCTCTGGGCGACATGGTGCGCGAGGTTTCCGCCCAAGTGGCGGCCCAGAACGCCCAGTTTTCCGCCGCCGCCCAGGCGGTTCCGCAGATGTCGGCGGCCATACAGCAATCTGCCGACGCGGTTAACGTTTCAGCGGAGCGCGCCACCATCGCCGCCGCCGCCAACCGCGACCTGGCGGCCTCGGGAGACCAGGTGCGCCAGGCGGCGGCAGTGACCGCCACCGAGACCGCAAGCGCCGCCGCTCGCACCACCACGTCTCTGGCCAGCGCCGCCGCCGCCGCCGGCCGTGCCAGCGACAGCGTGCGCTCGCTCAACGAGGCGCTGGCCTCGGGAGGCGAGCGCGGCTTCGGCTCGTTCGCCCCGACCGTCGATCAGATGACCAAGCGGTTTGGCTCGTTCCGCGAGGCGGTCGAGGAGGTCAACAAGCAGATTCGCGCGGGCAACATGGACATCGGCTACGCCAACCAGCTGGTGCCCCAGATGAAGGTGGCCTACGACGAGGCCGCCAGCTCCGCCGGCAAGCAGGCCACCAAGATCAAGGAATCGGCCGAAGCCACCGAGAAGCTGTCCTTCGCCAGCGTCGGCGCCCGGCGTGAACTGATCGTCCTGGCCCATGAGGCGGTCAGCGGCAACATTTCTCGCATGCCCGGTTCGATGATGGTGCTGGCAGAGCGCATGGGCGGCGTCAGCCTGGCACTGATGGGCCAGGTCGGTGCCCTGGCCGCCGTGGCCTACGTCAGCGGCGAGGTGCTGGCTCACCACGAAAAGCTCAACCAGGCGCTGACCCAGTCCGAGGCGAACCTCAAAGCCACCGGGGCGGCGGCCCAGATTTCGCGTGCGGAACTGAAAGCCTATATGGAGCAGCTCCAGGACATGAACGGCATTGCTCGCGAGGGCGCAGAGCAGGTGGTTGTGGCCTTCTCCAAGATGCGGGGCGTCACTCCCTCCATCATGGCCGACATGGTGCGGGGCATGGAGGGCTGGGTGGCGGTCACTGGCGAGGAGGCGCCGGCGGCGGCGGCCAAGCTGGGCAACGCGCTCTCAACCCCGTCCAAGATGCTGGAAGAGGTGGACAAGAACACCGGCAGGGTATCGGCGGCCACGCTGGCCATGGTGGCCGAGTTGGAACGTGCAGGCGACATCATGGGTGCCCGCACCGCCGCCGCCAGGGCATTCGGCGATGCCATGGAGCAGGCGGCCAAGGACAGCCTGACCCCGTTTCAACTGGCCGCCAAAGAGGCCGCCAACAACCTGCGGCTTCTGGGCGACGCCATGACCGGCACCTCGCACGAGGGCGACGTGCTGGCCTCTATGATGCACTCCGTGGCCTCCGCCCTGGAGGTCATGCGCACTCCGGCGGAGGAATTGGGGAAGGCATTCTGGGGCGTGATCGACATCGTCAAGATGCTGATCGAAACCTTGGAGTACCTGGATGAGGCGGCCCGCGCCATCGTCGGTCCGGTGGCGGCTTCGGTGGCCAATGCCATTTCCGCCATGGCGCTCGCGGCCAAGGGCGATTTCGCCCAGGCCGCCGAGATGCTGAAGCGCACCCCGGCCGACATCGCCCGCGAATGGGAAACCCACACCGCCGCCATGCAGGGCCACCTCAAGGGGGTGATTGATACCGCGCGCGACATAAAGGCGCCGTGGCTTTCTTGGTCCAAGCCCGAGGAGCATGCCCCGGCTCCGGCGGCCGACAAACCCCAAAGGCAGCCCGAGGACGAGTCGATCAAGCGGGCCATGCACCTGGCCGAGCAGTACCGCTCGGACGAGATGCGCCGCGCCGATCTGCAGGGCAAGATCAACGAGCTGAAGCGGGGCGAGGAAGCCCTGGTTTCCCGCATCGCCCAGGACGAGAAGGACGCCGGCGGCGACCAGGCCAAGCTGGACAGGCTGAAGGCCGAGCGCGCCGAACTGGAGCGTATCCGCCAGGCTCGTGGCGAAGCCGAGCGGCAGAAGGCCGAGATCGGCGACAAGGGCGGCGCCGAGACCGCCCTGCAGGGTCTGCAGGCGCAACTGGATCGCCGCCGCGACATGGAACGCCACTCGGCCGAGGAGTGGCATGTCATCGAGCGCGACTTCTGGGCGAAGGCGCTGACCACCGCCCAGCAGGGCACCAAGGACTACGACCAGATCCTGCGCCGCAAGACCCAGGCCCAGAAGGCGGTCGACGACGACATCTACCGCACCAACCTGGCCGACCTGGAGCGCCAGCGCCAGGCCGCCGAGAATGGCAGCGCCGAGCGCATTGCCATCGCCCGGCGCGAGGCCGACCTGGTCAAGGCCCAGATGGGCGAGCGGTCCAAGGACTACCAGGACGCGCTCCGCAAGATCGGCGAGATGGAGCGCGAGGCGGCTGAACAGACCAAGCGCATTGAGCGCGAGAAGGCCGAGGCCAAGCGGCAGTTCGCCCGTGACAGCCTGGCGCTTCAGGCCGAGGAACTGGCCATCCAGCAGCAGACCGGCCAGATTTCGGCGCTGGAGCAGATCGCACAGCTGCGTAAGCTGAAGGACCAGGAATACGCGCTCGAAAAGAAGGCGCTCAACGACCGCAAGGCGCTCTATCGCCAGGGCACCGTCGAATATCAGCGGGCCATGAACGACCTGGCCAAGCTGGACCAGAAGCGGGCGCTGGACCTGAAGAAGCTCGACGCTCAGCAACTGGCCGAGCACAAGCGCGTGATCTCGGAATGGACCGCCCCCATGAAGGGCGCCATGAGCACCATGGTCAGCGGCGTCCTACAAGGCACCATGACCATGCAGCAGTTGTTCGGTCGCGCGCTGGAGGGCATCGCCACCAAGTATGCCGAGAAGGGCCTGGAAATCGCCATGGACTGGGCTGAAAACCAGTTGGCCATGGCGCTCTCTACCGAGAGTTCGGCGGCCCAGCAGACGGCGGCGGTGACCGAGGAAACCACCACGGCCATCATGGAGTCGCAGATCGCCGCTGCCGGCTCCATCAGCGCCGACGCCGCCCGTGCCGCCGCCGCCGCCTACGCGTCGATCTGCGCCATCCCCATCGTCGGCCCGGCCCTGGCGCCAGCGGCGGCGGCCGAAGCCTACGCCTCGACCGAGGCGTGGCTGGGCGCGGTGGCGGTGGCAGAGCGCGGCTGGGGCGAAGTGCCCGAGGACAACGCCCCGGCGCTGCTGCACAAGAAGGAAATGGTACTGCCGGCCGACATCGCCGATCCGTTGCGCGGCCTGATGCGCTCGATGCCGTCCTATGGCCTGCCGCTGGAGATGACCAGGAACAACGGCATTTGGAAAATGCCTGAGCCGTCGAGCGAGGCTCCCGCCCGCGCCACGACTATGCCGTGGCCTATAACCACGCCATGGAGGTGTGGGTGGAGGGGCAACGCCGGTCCAGCGCCGTCATCAACATCGCCATCGAGATCGAGGGGGACGAGTACGCCTGCGACAGGATCGAGCGGGTGA
- a CDS encoding helix-turn-helix transcriptional regulator, translating to MHNSAHHTDNTGRKRLRILKKPNLLGYTNSKPTLKTPMQTFADSRDPELRLYNEGEAALILGVTKRATQAWRKKGGGPPFVKLSGRAIRYRASDLIKFIQDRTYGSTSEY from the coding sequence ATGCATAACAGCGCACATCACACAGACAATACCGGCAGAAAACGACTTCGCATACTGAAAAAGCCGAATTTGTTGGGATATACAAACAGTAAACCAACATTAAAAACTCCAATGCAAACGTTTGCAGACTCAAGAGACCCAGAACTACGATTATATAATGAAGGAGAAGCCGCCCTTATCCTTGGCGTTACGAAACGGGCAACGCAAGCCTGGAGGAAGAAAGGCGGGGGACCTCCCTTCGTCAAGCTTTCCGGGAGAGCAATCAGGTATCGCGCCAGCGATCTTATAAAATTCATCCAAGATCGCACCTATGGATCAACGTCAGAATACTGA
- a CDS encoding Mu-like prophage major head subunit gpT family protein, with protein MLATRGGANLGDIFTGFNTAFNKGLGLAKPTISTVAMEVPSTTGEENYNWLGSFPMLREWVGDRVIQSLSRWSFTIKNKNFEMTVKVPGNAIEDDQYGLFSPLMTEMGREAAIHPDRLGYDLMKKGFSATCYDEKPFFSEEHPIDLTPNTVEPFSNMQAGNGTPWFLIDASRALRPLVYQKRRAYRFVSLTAPNDHNVFWQNEYVYGCDGRSNVGFGLWQLAFGSKAELNHDNFEAARAAMTKMVGDGGRKLGITPTHLICPSELEGAARRVLKNENRIVIIDNNGVSAPVQVANEWKDAAEILSTPYL; from the coding sequence ATGCTGGCTACTCGCGGCGGCGCCAATCTTGGCGACATTTTCACCGGGTTCAATACGGCCTTCAACAAGGGCCTGGGACTCGCCAAGCCGACCATTTCCACCGTCGCCATGGAGGTGCCCAGCACCACCGGCGAAGAAAACTACAATTGGCTCGGCTCATTCCCCATGTTGCGGGAATGGGTGGGTGACCGGGTTATTCAGAGCCTTTCCCGCTGGTCTTTCACCATCAAGAACAAGAATTTCGAGATGACGGTGAAAGTCCCCGGCAACGCCATCGAAGACGATCAGTACGGTCTTTTCTCTCCGCTGATGACGGAAATGGGTCGAGAGGCCGCCATCCATCCGGATCGCCTGGGTTACGACCTGATGAAGAAGGGTTTCTCCGCGACCTGCTATGATGAGAAGCCGTTTTTCTCCGAAGAGCATCCCATCGATCTGACCCCCAATACCGTCGAGCCCTTCAGCAACATGCAGGCCGGAAACGGCACCCCCTGGTTCCTGATCGATGCCAGCCGGGCGTTGCGTCCGCTGGTCTACCAGAAGCGCCGGGCCTACCGCTTCGTCAGTTTGACGGCGCCGAACGACCATAACGTCTTCTGGCAGAACGAGTACGTGTATGGGTGCGACGGCCGCTCCAACGTGGGCTTCGGCCTCTGGCAGTTGGCCTTCGGCAGCAAGGCCGAGCTCAACCACGACAACTTCGAAGCGGCGCGCGCCGCCATGACCAAGATGGTGGGTGACGGCGGGCGGAAGCTGGGCATCACCCCCACCCATCTCATCTGCCCGAGCGAACTGGAGGGCGCGGCCCGCCGGGTGCTGAAGAACGAAAACCGGATCGTCATCATCGACAATAACGGCGTCTCGGCGCCCGTCCAGGTGGCGAACGAATGGAAGGATGCCGCTGAAATCCTCTCCACCCCGTACCTGTAA
- a CDS encoding helix-turn-helix domain-containing protein, translating into MNLKQQIGLKVRAARLKRSLTQEQLAERVDKTAESISNIERGHVTPPLDTLARIAQELDTPMTFFFEDIGTPRAVARNRLELEHRLRSLGEELTDAELRLSVSIMEAIKTQSGNGDNSP; encoded by the coding sequence ATGAACCTAAAACAGCAGATCGGGTTGAAGGTGCGGGCAGCGCGGTTGAAGCGCAGCCTCACGCAGGAGCAACTTGCCGAACGGGTTGATAAGACTGCGGAGAGCATTTCCAATATCGAGCGAGGGCACGTAACACCGCCTCTGGACACCCTTGCCCGGATCGCTCAGGAACTCGACACCCCCATGACCTTCTTTTTCGAGGATATCGGTACCCCCCGCGCTGTCGCCCGCAACAGGCTGGAGCTTGAGCACCGTTTGCGGAGTTTGGGGGAGGAACTGACCGACGCGGAGCTACGACTGTCGGTTTCCATCATGGAAGCGATCAAAACGCAGAGTGGGAACGGGGATAATAGCCCCTGA